Below is a genomic region from Campylobacter geochelonis.
TGGTAAATTTGGCTAAAATTTATCCACGTTTAGTTAATTAACCATTTTTTTAGTATAATTAGCACAATTCATATTTTAAGGAGAGAATTTGAGATATTTCTTAGCTATTTTAGCACTTTTTACATCGATTTTAAGCGCTTCTTCGTTTAACCTACCAACATACGAAACACCGATTTTAAAGGTTGAAAATGGTTTTGCACAGATACTAGATAATAAAGATATAATAGTAGGCAGCAGCGGAGTAGTAACGCATACTTTTAGCAACGGCGAAAGCTCGATTATAGCGCGAGCAGTTGTAGTTGAAAAAGAGTTGGGTTTAGCAAAAATTAGATTTGAGGTATACTCAGCCTTAGAGCAACCCGCACTTCCACTTCCTGGAATCCTACCAAAAAGTGGCGATAAAGTAACGCTAAATTTTCTTTACTCAAGAGCTGTTATTGTCGCTCCAAATCAAGAAGTTTACGAGCAAATTGTCAAATTTTTCCCAAATATAACCTTTGTTAATCCAGATTTAGCTGGCGCATATCTAGCTTTTAACCATAAGCCAAATCCATCAAGAGATGATTTTAGAAATATCTGCGCGCAAAACGGCGCTGGACTTATCTTTATAGCGATGGATGGTCAAGGAGTTTTTGCAGATTGTGGAAGTTTTGAAATTTTAAAAAGCTTTAAAAGCGGAAGCGTTAGCCACTATCAAGTGCCGTTTTATAGCCAAATTAGAGGCATTGAACCTGCATTTTGGAAACTAGATAGCTCTTATATAAGCAATTATAACAAACATTATAAATTCCTACTTGATATCAAGGATGAGAAATGAACCAAACTCATATAGATTTTTTCACAAATTTACTAGGCAAAGATAATGCGTATTTTGATAAAGCTCACAAGATAGCTTACTGTTATGACGCTACAAAAAAGCGTTATGAGCCAGATGGCGTGCTTTTTCCACGCGATGAAAACGATGTAAGTAAAATTTTAAAATACTGCAACGAAAATGGCGTGATAGTCATACCTCGTGGTGCAGGAAGTGGCTTTACTGGTGGTGCTTTAGCTGCAAACGGTGGCGTGGTTTTAGCTTTTGAAAAACATATGAATAAAATTCTTGAAATCGATCTTCAAAACTTAGTCGCAGTAGTCCAACCAGGATGTATAAATATGGACTTGCAAAATGCAGTTGAAAAGCTAGGACTTTTTTATCCACCAGATCCAGCTAGTCAAAACTATAGCACAATAGGCGGAAACGTTAGCGAAAATGCCGGTGGTATGCGAGCAGCAAAATACGGCATAACAAAAGATTATGTCATGGCACTTCGTGCTGTGCTTGCTAATGGCGATATTATAAAAGCAGGAAAACGAACGATTAAAGATGTCGCAGGATATAACATAGCTGGAATTTTAATCGCTAGCGAGGGAACTCTTGGCGTTATAACAGAAATCACTCTAAAACTTATCGCAAAACCAAAATTTAAAAAAACCGCAATGGGCGTGTTTAAAAGCGTTGATGATGCGATGAATGCAGTTTATAAGACGATGTCGGCTGGTGTTACGCCTGTTGCGATGGAGTTTTTGGATAATTTAAGCATTAAAGCCGTTGAAGAGAAATATCACAAAGGCTTGCCAGTTGATGCTGGAGCGATTTTAATCGCAGATGTGGATGGAAATTTAGAGCTTTCATTAGAGCAAGATTTAGAAATCATACAAAAAGTTTTTAAAGAAAATGGTGCGCTAGACTTTGTTATCGCAAAAGATGAGGAAGAGAGTGCAAATTTATGGTTTGCTAGAAGAAACTGTTCGCAAGCAATCACTTGCTATGGAAGCTTGAAGCTAAATGAAGATATAACAGTTCCACGCTCAAAACTACCAAAACTTTTAGATAAAATCAAAGAAATTTCAGCTAAATTTGGCGTAACAACACCATGTTTTGGGCATACCGGAGATGGCAACGTTCATACAAATGTTATGGTTGATAAAGAAAACGAAGATGAAGTAAAACGCGGATATGAGGCGATTGAAGAGATTTTTAAAGCCACTGTTGAGCTTGGCGGAACGCTTAGTGGAGAGCATGGAATCGGACTTTCAAAAGCTCCATATATGCACCTTGCATTTAGCGATGAAGAGATGGCGCTGTTTGCAAATATCAAAAAAGCTTTTGATCCAAACAACATCTTAAATCCGTTTAAAATGGGATTAAAATAGAGTTGAAATTTAGCGTAAAAACTGGCTTAAATTTAGCTTTCTTGCTATATTTAGCGGCTTTGTTAAGACTTGCTGTGTTTAGAGATAGTTTTAGCACTTCAAATCTTTTTGAAGTTGGGAGCTATAATTTAAGCCTTTTTAGCGATTTGATTGAAATTTACAAAAACGATAAATTTATCTTTATACTTTTATTTTTAGGAAATTTAGGCTGGTTTGTGCCATTTGGCGCGTTTTTAAAATACCACGGCGTATCTTTTCTAAAATGCCTATTTTATGGTTTTTGCTTTTCGCTTTTGGTTGAGACTTCACAATTTGTCTTTAAGTGCGGAGTTTTTGAACTTGATGATCTGGTTTTAAACTGCGTTGGTGTCTTGCTTGGAGCGCGGTTTGTCATGTGGCTTAAAGCACATAAATTTAAAAAAATACAAAAAGAGTTAATATGAAATTTAATCCCAAATTTAAAGCCTTTATAAAAAACACCTTTGAAATTTACGACAAAGAGCTTATGCACTATGCAGCAAGCCTTAGCTTTCACACGATGCTATCGCTAATCCCTGTGCTTTTACTCTCTTTATCTATATTTACGCAACTTCCAAGTTTTGATGAATACTACGCTAAGATAAAAGAATTTATCTTCTCAAACCTACTTCCAACTCATCAAGATATGCTATCAGGCTATATCGAGCAGTTTATGTCAAACAGCGTTAGCCTTGGGATTTTAGGTTTTGGAGCGATAATTGTAACAACTATGCTTTTTTTTGGAGATTACGAATACGTTATAAATAAAATCCTAAAAACCAAAGCTCGTGGCTTTTGGCAAGGTATTAGCACGTATTGGACACTTATCACGCTTGCTCCATTGGGGCTTGGATTTTCGTTTTTTTTGACTACTAAATTTCAAAATTTACTCAACCAAACAGAATACACAAGCTGGATAAATATCATATCAGTTTTGCCGTATTTTATCATCTGGGCGATATTTGCAGTAACTTATACCATCTCAATCAATGGCGAAATTTCTACAAAAAACATTCTTATAAGCTCATTTATAGCAAGTTTTGCGTGGGATTTTTCTAAATTTGCCTTTGTGCAATACGCCTTTTATAACAAAACTTACACGAGCATTTATGGCTCTTTTAGCGTGCTTTTGTTTTTCTTTTTGTGGATTTATATAAGTTGGATTATATTTTTATATGGCTTTAAAATTTATGGCGTTTTAAATCAAAAAAATCGGCAAAACTCCCAAACAAGCAACCAAAATAGCTAAACTTTTATATCTAATAGCAACAAGAGATAGTAAATTTAGCGCATAAAAAATACTTGCTGGCACAGCTACTTGATAAGTTTTAATATGCAAATTTAAAAACTCTAAAAGCGGCGCATCCATAAGCCCGCCTTGCCCTATCAGGTGCAAAAATGCGCTAACTGGATAAAAAATCACAAAAATATATCCTATAGGTATAACTGCAATCTGACTAAAAGCAAGAGTTGGAAAAAAGTAGTAAACTGGCAAATTCATCGCAAAATATACATATAAATTCAAAAAAGCTATGTTTGTAAAAAGTCCGAATTTATCCTTAAAATGGTG
It encodes:
- a CDS encoding plasminogen-binding N-terminal domain-containing protein; this translates as MRYFLAILALFTSILSASSFNLPTYETPILKVENGFAQILDNKDIIVGSSGVVTHTFSNGESSIIARAVVVEKELGLAKIRFEVYSALEQPALPLPGILPKSGDKVTLNFLYSRAVIVAPNQEVYEQIVKFFPNITFVNPDLAGAYLAFNHKPNPSRDDFRNICAQNGAGLIFIAMDGQGVFADCGSFEILKSFKSGSVSHYQVPFYSQIRGIEPAFWKLDSSYISNYNKHYKFLLDIKDEK
- the glcD gene encoding glycolate oxidase subunit GlcD, whose product is MNQTHIDFFTNLLGKDNAYFDKAHKIAYCYDATKKRYEPDGVLFPRDENDVSKILKYCNENGVIVIPRGAGSGFTGGALAANGGVVLAFEKHMNKILEIDLQNLVAVVQPGCINMDLQNAVEKLGLFYPPDPASQNYSTIGGNVSENAGGMRAAKYGITKDYVMALRAVLANGDIIKAGKRTIKDVAGYNIAGILIASEGTLGVITEITLKLIAKPKFKKTAMGVFKSVDDAMNAVYKTMSAGVTPVAMEFLDNLSIKAVEEKYHKGLPVDAGAILIADVDGNLELSLEQDLEIIQKVFKENGALDFVIAKDEEESANLWFARRNCSQAITCYGSLKLNEDITVPRSKLPKLLDKIKEISAKFGVTTPCFGHTGDGNVHTNVMVDKENEDEVKRGYEAIEEIFKATVELGGTLSGEHGIGLSKAPYMHLAFSDEEMALFANIKKAFDPNNILNPFKMGLK
- a CDS encoding VanZ family protein produces the protein MKFSVKTGLNLAFLLYLAALLRLAVFRDSFSTSNLFEVGSYNLSLFSDLIEIYKNDKFIFILLFLGNLGWFVPFGAFLKYHGVSFLKCLFYGFCFSLLVETSQFVFKCGVFELDDLVLNCVGVLLGARFVMWLKAHKFKKIQKELI
- a CDS encoding YihY/virulence factor BrkB family protein → MKFNPKFKAFIKNTFEIYDKELMHYAASLSFHTMLSLIPVLLLSLSIFTQLPSFDEYYAKIKEFIFSNLLPTHQDMLSGYIEQFMSNSVSLGILGFGAIIVTTMLFFGDYEYVINKILKTKARGFWQGISTYWTLITLAPLGLGFSFFLTTKFQNLLNQTEYTSWINIISVLPYFIIWAIFAVTYTISINGEISTKNILISSFIASFAWDFSKFAFVQYAFYNKTYTSIYGSFSVLLFFFLWIYISWIIFLYGFKIYGVLNQKNRQNSQTSNQNS